The Sesamum indicum cultivar Zhongzhi No. 13 linkage group LG6, S_indicum_v1.0, whole genome shotgun sequence genomic interval TCTCTCGGATCTTCTTAGACAAGAGGGTCGAGCGCAAGACCTTCAAAATCTCCTCACTAAATTGCGACCTTTCTTTTCCTTGATCCCGAAAGCAAAAACTGCAAAAATAGTCCGTGTTATCGTTGATGCAGTTGCTAAAATACCTGGAACGTCTGATCTCCAGATTGCTCTTTGCAAGGAAATAGTGCAATGGACACGTGCTGAAAAGCGAACTTTCCTCCGTCAACGTATTGAGGCGAGGCTTGCAGCTCTGCTGATGGAAAACAAGGAATATGTGGAAGCACTGAATCTCCTCTCCGGTCTTATCAAGGAGGTCAGAAGGTTAGACGACAAGCTGCTACTGGTGGAGATCGACTTGCTTGAGAGCAAACTTCATTTCTCTCTGAGAAACCTGCCTAAAGCCAAGGCTGCACTTACAGCAGCAAGAACAGCAGCCAATGCTATATATGTGCCTCCAGCTCAACAGGGCACGATAGATTTGCAAAGTGGAATTCTCCATGCTGAAGAGAAGGACTACAAAACTGCCTATAGCTACTTCTTTGAAGCATTTGAGGCTTTTAATGCTCTTGAAGATCCCCAGGCCATATACAGTCTTAAATACATGTTGCTGTGCAAAATTATGGTGAACCAAGCTGATGATGTGGCTGGAATAATATCATCGCCTAAAGTTGGTTTGCAGTATCAAGGACCAGAACTAGATGCAATGAAAGCCATTG includes:
- the LOC105165772 gene encoding 26S proteasome non-ATPase regulatory subunit 11 homolog — translated: MSSSNIPATTDSLFQASEAKTPAEAISILYGILEDPSSSSEALRIKEQAITNLSDLLRQEGRAQDLQNLLTKLRPFFSLIPKAKTAKIVRVIVDAVAKIPGTSDLQIALCKEIVQWTRAEKRTFLRQRIEARLAALLMENKEYVEALNLLSGLIKEVRRLDDKLLLVEIDLLESKLHFSLRNLPKAKAALTAARTAANAIYVPPAQQGTIDLQSGILHAEEKDYKTAYSYFFEAFEAFNALEDPQAIYSLKYMLLCKIMVNQADDVAGIISSPKVGLQYQGPELDAMKAIADAHSKRSLKLFEIALQNFRTQLDEDPIVHRHLSSLYDTLLEQNLCRLIEPFSRVEIAHIAELIELPAHHVEKKLSQMILDKKFAGTLDQGAGCLIIFDDPKTDAIYPATLETIANMEKVVDSLYARSAKIMA